The following coding sequences are from one Scomber japonicus isolate fScoJap1 chromosome 3, fScoJap1.pri, whole genome shotgun sequence window:
- the LOC128355055 gene encoding calmodulin-binding transcription activator 1-like, which yields MAAENKPEGLKKIRNPERMVRIAVGYTGHTPPKSDDTDANNEPGQLKIYLPKKLLECLPKCSSLPKERHRWNTNEEIAAYLITFEKHDEWLTTSPKTRPQNGSMILYNRKKVKYRKDGYCWKKRKDGKTTREDHMKLKVQGVECLYGCYVHSSIIPTFHRRCYWLLQNPDIVLVHYLNVPAVDDSGKPCGPVLCSINTDRKEWAKWSKEELIGQLKPMCAGSSLHQKCSSVKQRIISSKQESGAAAGGGAAVGTGVAAGQRAEEADGTEVQNSDVSEGQTEPSPGGGRSRAGAGDRRNGRITKPSLLPQSSMEVSSSTSTNQVEVPDTTQSSPLSITSDMADSPALAIGAGLSQSTAVFMSEVTTLTGDSVYSAGHTHLLASTHESTTAGILLAVAPENQRFASFPGGVGLGEGGELVLSSSLDSGGGVSLPETTMTFDPDCFLNNPKQGQTYGGGGGKNEGCNGDDGGLHCSSNGFVYNPALVNNIKTEAAPMEQPLANQSSYVGEGTGLSPSTTLEQMDFSAVMSSACVPSLNQPAHHPSPNLFLQASPQTSQPSQLQTNGTDATQESGEAQTFIGLPTVPTDSPVTNGDPHTHLHQASPDQQAMCGRNGQGAAVGSFPLTPQDTNIDQSSSRVHREVGGLDKAPENGAELLIKPGDHHETYTSVDAEHFLQPTEGNGGGEEGGGGGGGGAGGGGGGGGGESDILCNGVSLSGNSSSVVASPQSIAAGTGIEGALYSSPLPQQGGGVSASTAGAGASISLEGFEASFGSQFSDLINDFISVEGSGGGVGAAVTGVLMPQEGAAGEEQGTGTGHLHGSEVEQGALGLLQETGRLFGVTDYSPEWSYPEGGVKVLITGPWLESSSEYSCLFDHISVPAALIQPGVLRCYCPAHDTGLVMLQVAMGGEVISSSVVFEYKARDLPALPSSQHDWLSLDDTQFRMSILERLEQMEHRMAEMTNQNPSSETIATKGGGVEGGGATDQQSQISPDQGSFEGRVVVVCEKMMSQPCWASSNQLVHSKNSRGMTLLHLAAAQGYAGLIQTLICWRTKHADSIDLELEVDPLNVDHFSCTPLMWACALGHTEAALVLYQWDPRALAIPDSLGRLPLNIARSRGHTRLAELLEQLQQTPHAQGQPADTWMDRWRGESQLSGISNSPTPNSNSGGKLRQARTESQPDNQNQNWSQTGLRALQGTQGEQRGPPPAKRLKPSPDTPQQLANSTPSTNTLNSLLSSSPSPNPQRSLLPNTLQSQPSNLSCQSTPPASSSPNLPQLPSTPFSHLPARIRGSGGGTRWSLRQTLGQRSLARRILGKERLAIHLRQRVLSDRGEETELLTYQDNAEDLQMDITMLADHIMEASPGRLKQETMETETDSGKVGISRDVRLLSGYLGEVERFLNFKPTTPIPKPNSLSGPEDQQSPQAKQALSSSFDWSSFLCAAMKEERLKTDSSCLAMTEEEQAELYETIRDALHSLRKHKGPIQEQRKEIAAVIQRCYKRYKQYALYKRMTLAAILIQSRFRSFHEQRKFQQSRRAAVLIQQYYRSYRHSLSSLLTKKQNQAARKILRFLLRCRHRAREQRKARGPESPPPGPTHSPLSL from the exons GAGATTGCTGCATATCTCATCACTTTTGAGAAACATGATGAGTGGCTGACGACATCGCCAAAAACCAG GCCACAAAATGGCTCTATGATCCTCTACAATCGTAAGAAGGTGAAGTACAGGAAAGATGGCTACTgctggaagaaaaggaaagacggGAAGACCACCCGAGAGGATCATATGAAGCTCAAAGTCCAGGGAGTGGAG tGTCTGTATGGCTGCTACGtccactcctccatcatccCCACCTTCCACCGTAGATGctattggctgctgcag AACCCAGACATTGTGCTGGTACACTATCTGAATGTACCGGCAGTGGATGATAGTGGGAAGCCATGCGGTCCTGTCCTCTGCTCCATcaacacagacaggaaggagtGGGCCAAGTGGAGCAAGGAGGAGCTCATTGGACAACTCAAACCCATGT GTGCTGGAAGCAGCTTGCATCAGAAATGTTCCAGTGTCAAGCAGCGCATCATCTCATCCAAGCAGGAGTCAGGGGCAGCAGCAGGGGGTGGAGCTGCAGTGGGTACCGGTGTAGCGGCGGGCCAGAGAGCTGAGGAAGCAGATGGCACAGAAGTCCAGAACAGCGATGTGTCAGAGGGCCAGACAGAGCCCAGTCCTGGGGGGGGCAGGAGTAGAGCAGGTGCAGGAGACAGGAGGAATGGCAGGATAACCAAACCCTCCCTACTCccacagagcagcatggaggtGTCCTCATCTACCTCCACCAACCAAGTGGAAGTCCCTGACACCACCCAAAGCTCCCCATTGTCAATCACCAGCGACATGGCTGACAGTCCTGCACTTGCCATTGGGGCTGGCTTATCGCAGAGCACAGCCGTGTTCATGTCAGAGGTCACCACACTGACCGGGGACTCTGTTTATTCTGCTGGCCACACACACCTACTGGCATCCACCCATGAGAGCACCACTGCCGGCATCCTGTTGGCTGTTGCCCCTGAAAACCAGAGGTTTGCATCGTTCCCTGGCGGGGTGGGCttaggggagggaggagagttAGTTCTCTCCAGCTCTCTAGATTCTGGTGGAGGAGTCAGCCTTCCTGAGACCACCATGACCTTTGATCCTGATTGCTTCCTCAACAACCCCAAGCAGGGCCAGACATACggagggggtggagggaagaatgaagggtGTAACGGTGATGATGGAGGACTCCACTGTTCGTCAAATGGCTTTGTCTACAACCCTGCCCTTGTCAACAACATCAAGACGGAAGCTGCACCCATGGAGCAGCCATTGGCCAATCAGAGTAGCTATGTGGGAGAAGGCACAGGCCTCAGCCCCAGCACCACCCTGGAGCAGATGGACTTCAGTGCTGTGATGTCGTCAGCCTGTGTCCCAAGTCTGAACCAGCCTGCACACCACCCCTCCCCAAACCTCTTCCTCCAGGCCTCCCCACAGACAAGCCAGCCCTCCCAGCTGCAGACTAATGGTACAGATGCTACCCAGGAATCAGGCGAGGCCCAGACATTCATAGGCCTGCCAACGGTGCCAACAGACTCTCCAGTCACCAACGGAGACCCGCATACACACCTCCACCAAGCCAGTCCAGACCAGCAGGCCATGTGTGGAAGGAATGGACAAGGAGCGGCAGTGGGCTCTTTCCCTCTGACACCACAGGATACGAACATTGACCAGTCCAGCAGCAGGGTACATCGGGAGGTTGGGGGCTTAGACAAAGCTCCTGAGAATGGAGCAGAGTTACTTATTAAACCTGGAGATCATCATGAAACCTACACAAGTGTGGATGCAGAGCACTTCCTGCAACCCACAGAAGGcaatggaggaggagaggagggtggaggaggtggtggaggtggtgctggaggaggaggaggagggggaggaggggaaagtgACATTCTCTGTAATGGTGTAAGCTTGTCAGGGAACAGCAGTTCAGTGGTGGCCAGCCCCCAGTCGATAGCTGCTGGTACAGGCATTGAAGGGGCGCTCTATagttctcctcttcctcaacaAGGTGGGGGGGTATCAGCTTCAACAGCTGGGGCAGGAGCATCCATCAGTCTAGAAGGCTTTGAGGCTTCATTTGGAAGCCAGTTCTCTGATCTTATCAATGATTTCATCTCAGTTGAGGGGTCTGGAGGTGGCGTGGGGGCAGCTGTCACTGGAGTTCTGATGCCCCAGGAGGgggcagcaggagaagagcagggCACTGGAACAGGCCACCTGCATGGCTCAGAGGTGGAGCAGGGAGCTCTGGGACTGCTGCAGGAAACTGGAAGGCTTTTTGGTGTGACAGACTACTCCCCAGAGTGGTCTTATCCAGAG gGTGGAGTAAAGGTCCTCATCACAGGTCCCTGGTTGGAGTCGAGCAGTGAGTACAGTTGTCTCTTTGACCACATCAGTGTCCCTGCTGCCCTCATCCAACCTGGAGTGCTGCGCTGCTACTGCCCAG CCCATGACACAGGACTCGTCATGCTGCAGGTAGCTATGGGGGGTGAGgtcatctcttcctctgtggtgtTTGAATACAAGGCGCGCGACCTTCCTGCTCTCCCATCTTCTCAGCATGACTGGCTGTCCCTGGACG ATACCCAGTTCAGGATGTCCATCTTGGAGCGTCTGGAGCAGATGGAACACAGGATGGCTGAGATGACCAATCAGAACCCCAGCTCAGAAACCATAGCAACCAAGGGgggaggagtggagggaggaggagccACAGATCAGCAGTCTCAA ATCTCTCCTGATCAGGGTTCATTCGAGGGTCGTGTGGTGGTAGTTTGTGAGAAGATGATGTCGCAGCCATGCTGGGCTTCATCTAATCAGCTTGTTCACAGTAAGAACTCCAGAGGAATGACCTTACTGCATCTGGCTGCAGCTCAGGGCTATGCAGGGCTCATTCAGACACTCATATGTTGGCG CACCAAGCATGCCGACAGTATTGACCTCGAGCTGGAAGTGGATCCTCTCAACGTAGACCACTTCTCCTGCACTCCACTG ATGTGGGCATGTGCTCTGGGCCACACTGAGGCAGCACTGGTGCTTTACCAGTGGGACCCAAGAGCCCTGGCTATTCCTGATTCCCTGGGACGCTTGCCGCTCAACATTGCCCGATCCCGGGGCCACACTCGATTGGCTGAGCTCTTAGAGCAGCTGCAACAGACTCCTCACGCTCAGGGCCAGCCTGCTGACACTTGGATGgacaggtggagaggagagTCACAGCTCAGTGGAATAAGCAACAGTCCAACCCCTAACTCTAACTCAGGTGGGAAA CTGAGGCAAGCCAGGACAGAGAGCCAGCCAGATAACCAGAACCAGAACTGGAGCCAAACAGGACTCAGAGCCTTACAGGGAACCCAGGGAGAACAGCGAGGTCCACCCCCAGCCAAGAGACTCAAACCCAGCCCAGACACCCCCCAACAGCTAGCTAACTCAACCCCCAGCACTAACACCCTCAACTCCCTCCTCAGCTCTTCCCCCAGTCCAAACCCTCAACGCTCTCTCCTCCCCAACACCTTACAAAGTCAACCCTCCAACCTCAGCTGTCAGAGCACGCCTCCTGCCAGCTCGAGCCCTAACCTTCCTCAGCTGCCCAGCACCCCATTCTCCCACCTGCCGGCCAGGATAAGGGGGTCTGGAGGGGGCACCAGGTGGAGTCTGAGACAGACTTTGGGGCAGCGTAGCCTAGCCAGGAGGATTTTAGGAAAAGAACGACTGGCCATTCACCTGCGCCAAAGAGTGCTGTCTGACAGGGGAGAAGAAACAGAGCTGCTGACCTATCAGGATAACGCAGAAGACTTGCAG ATGGACATTACGATGCTTGCTGATCACATCATGGAGGCTTCACCTGGTAGGCTCAAACAGGAGACTATGGAGACTGAAACAGACTCTGGGAAAGTGGGGATCAGCAGGGATGTCCGGTTACTGTCTGGTTACCTTGGTGAAGTGGAGAG ATTTCTAAACTTCAAACCCACGACTCCTATCCCCAAACCAAACTCTCTCTCAGGGCCTGAGGATCAGCAGAGTCCTCAGGCTAAGCAAGCCCTGTCGTCCTCCTTTGACTGGAGCTCCTTCCTCTGTGCAGCTATGAAAGAGGAGAGGTTGAAAACTGACTCTTCCTGTCTAGCGATGACTGAGGAAGAGCAGGCAGAGCTGTATGAGACCATCAGGGATGCTCTGCACTCCCTCAGAAAACACAAG GGTCCCATTCAGGAACAACGCAAAGAGATTGCAGCAGTGATTCAGCGCTGCTATAAGAGATACAAGCAG TATGCACTTTATAAGAGGATGACCCTGGCAGCCATCCTGATCCAGAGTCGTTTCCGGAGTTTCCATGAGCAGAGGAAGTTCCAACAAAGTCGTAGAGCAGCAGTCCTCATCCAGCAATACTACCGCTCCTACAGACACTCCCTCAG CAGCCTCctaactaaaaaacaaaaccaggcTGCTCGCAAGATCCTGAGGTTCCTGCTCCGATGCCGCCACAG ggccagagagcagagaaaggccAGGGGTCCTGAGAGTCCACCACCAGGCCCCACACACAGCCCCCTCAGCCTGTGA